The sequence GTAGACGGTACGGCCGTAGGAGGTGATGTTGCCGGTGCCCAGACCGAGCTCGTTGGCGAACTCCATCAGCGGGTGGCTGATGTCGACGTAGCCCTCTTCGGACTGCACGCCGGTGAGCTTGGACGTGTACGCGACCTGGCGCAGCGTCGCCAGCTTGGGCTCGGCCGCGCGGAAGAGCCTCAGCCGGCGCTCCAGGCCGGACTTGTGCGGCATGTTCTGCGCCGCCTGATTGAAGGCGTCGGCGGCCTCGTCCGTCTTCTTGCGGGCCTGGGTGACGACGCTCTTGTTCTTGCTCAGCAGGATCGGCGCCGCGGTGACGTCACGCTCGGTCTCCAGAGCGTCGGCGTAGCCGAGGGCGGCGCGCACCAGGCGGGCGGTGTTCTCGGCGTCCCGGGCCTGCTGCCAGGTGTCGATCGAGCTCTTCACCTGGAAGCCGCCCATGACGAGGCCGACCGCCACGGGTATGAGCAGAATCGCGTTCAGCCGGGTCGGCACGCGCCAGTTGCGCATGGAGAAACGGCCGCCGCTCTTCGCGGGAGTGGCCGCCGGCTCCGAACCGGGCACAGGGGTGGGCGCCGCAGCGCGCGGCGGCGGGGTGAAGTTGCCCCGCGCCGACGGCTCGGGACCGTTCTTGCTTCGCCTCACTCGACCAACAACCTCTCGGCGGTCGGCACCTTCGTCGTGCCGCAGTCTCTCAGAGCCCGGTTCGTCATCGACCAGTGAGTACGTCTTTGACTATTGGGCAGTTCAGGCATTCCAGCACGTGGACCAGCGCACTTCCAAACAGTGGAAACCCCGCGGGGGCGCTCCTGTAAGCCCTAGATAAAACGGTCATAAAGAACGAGCCCCGCCAAAAGGCGGGGCGTTCGTGAGCACAGTGGTACCGCTCGACCGCGTCGAGTGGTGAAGCCGGGCGATTCCTCTGCCGAACTGTTATGAACACCGGAGCCGACCGTGTCAAAGGCCACAGTCGGCTCCGATCTCATTACGACAACTGCCGTATCGCACGTCGCACTTGAGTGCTATCGCAGCCGTGCCATCAGTGCGTGCTCCACCAGCGTGATCAGCGCACTCTTGGCGTCCGCGCGGTGGCGGGCGTCCGTCGTGATGATCGGGGCGTCGGGGCCGATCTGCAGGGCCTCGCGCACTTCGTCGGGGGTGTAGGGCTGCTGGCCGTCGAAGCCGTTGAGGGCGATGACGAAGGGCAGGCCCGAGTTCTCGAAGTAGTCGACCGCCGGGAAGCAGTCGGCCAGGCGCCGGGTGTCCACGAGCACCACCGCGCCGATCGCACCGCGCACCAGGTCGTCCCACATGAACCAGAAGCGGTCCTGGCCGGGGGTGCCGAACAGGTACAGGATCAGGTCCTGGTCCAGGGTGATACGGCCGAAGTCCATCGCCACCGTGGTGGTGGTCTTGTCTCCGGTGTGGGTGAGGTCGTCGATGCCGGCCGAAGCGGACGTCATCACGGCCTCTGTGCGCAGCGGGTTGATCTCCGAGACGGCGCCGACGAACGTGGTCTTGCCCACGCCGAAGCCGCCCGCCACCACGATCTTCGCCGAGGTGGTGGCCCGGCCCGCGTCAGAGCTTGCGAAGTCCACTGAGCACCCTTTCGAGCAGCGTCACGTCCGGAGCGCCGCCGTTGTTCTCGTCGCCGCCTGGCTGGTGGACGGCCACCAGGCCGGCCTCGGCGAGGTCGGCCACCAGGATCCGGGCCACGCCGAGCGGCATGGCCAGCAGCGCGGAGACCTCCGCGACCGACTTGACCTCACGGCACAGATGGCAGATGCGCTGGTGCTCCGGGAGCAGTCCCATGAGCGCTGCCGGGTCGGCCGTGGTGCTGATCAGCGCCTCGATGGCGAGCTGATAGCGCGGCCGCGTCCGGCCACCGGTCATCGCGTACGGACGTACCAGCGGCTGGTCGCCCTCGTCCCCGTACGGCTCTGCGTACGGATCATGAGAGGCGGTGGGCGGGGTCATGAATCCTCCGGGCGGGACAGCAAGTCGGTCAGTCGTGCCGTCTGACGGGGCCGTGGGGGGATTGTGGCGGCCGGACGGTGTTTTCGTGAGGTGGGTAGTGCCGGGGCGGGTCAGTGAAGCAGACTGCCCTGGAGTTCGGCGCGCAGATCCGGGGTGAGTACCGCACCCGCGCGGTCGACGAGCAGTGCCATCTCGTAGCCGACGAGACCGATGTCGCACTCGGGGTGGGCCAGTACCGCGAGGGAAGACCCGTCCGAGACGGACATCAAGAAGAGGAAGCCGCGCTCCATCTCGACGACCGTCTGTGCCACGGTGCCGCCCTCGAAGATCCGGGAAGCCCCGGCCGTGAGGGAGGTCAACCCGGACGCGACGGCCGCCAGCTGATCGGCGCGGTCCCTCGGAAAACCTTCGGACATCGCCAGCAGAAGGCCGTCGGCGGAGACCACCACCGTGTGCGACACCCCGGGGGTGTTGTCCACGAAGTTGGTGATCAACCAGTTCAGGTTCTGTGCCGCCTGGCTCATCGGACTCAACTAACGCTCCTGCTGGTGAGTGGGGCTCGGGTAGCTGCCGGTCTGGCCGCTGCCGGCCTGACGGCCCTGAGCGATGCCCCGACGGAGATTGGTCAGCCGCCCGCGTACGTCGTCAGGCGCACGCGAGACCTGCGGACCGGCTTGGTGCTGTTGCTGCTGAGCCGTGCCCGGGACGAGGTTCGCCCGGGGCACCCGGCGCGGCAGGCCGGAAGTGGTGACACCGCCCGCCGCGGGCTGCCGTACGCGCTCCGCCTGCCGGACGAGTTCGTCGTTGGGCGAGGTGCGCCAGGAGCCTGTGGGGGAGGCGGGACGCTGGGGGGCCGACGCGGGCGCCGACTGCTGCTGCTGCGGGGCCGGGGCGTTGTCCTGCTGGCCCTGCTGACCGCCGTGGAACCAGTTGGTCTCCAGCGTGTCGTACAGCGGGGTACGGCCGTCGCCCGGGCCGGAGGCCGGGGGCAGCGCCTCGGGCTCCGGCCTCGCCGGACGCTGCGGGGCCGCCGGGCGCTGGGCGGCGAAGCCACCGCGGCCGCCGGGCTGCGGGCGCTCGAACTGACCGGTGTTCGCCGGGCCCTGTCCCTGTCCCTGGCGGCCGGGCAGCGCGTGCTGCCCGGTGGAGCTGCCGTCGAAGCCGGCGTCGTAGGCCTGCGGGGCCGCGAACTGACCGGTGCTCTGCGGGTCCTGCTGGCCGGGGGCCGACGTGCCGAAGACGTCCGAGCGGACGAACGAGCCGTTGTCGCCCTGCTGGCCGAACTGGCCGCCCTGCTGCTGCGGGGTGAACTGGCTGTTGCCCTGCTGGGTGCCGGGACGTGCGAACTGGCCGGTGCTCTGGGAGCCGTTCGCGCCGTTCAGGTCCTGGCGCGGGAACTGGCCCGTGGAGCCGTCCAGGCCGAAGTCCGGGCGGGGGAACTC is a genomic window of Streptomyces griseochromogenes containing:
- a CDS encoding roadblock/LC7 domain-containing protein; this translates as MSQAAQNLNWLITNFVDNTPGVSHTVVVSADGLLLAMSEGFPRDRADQLAAVASGLTSLTAGASRIFEGGTVAQTVVEMERGFLFLMSVSDGSSLAVLAHPECDIGLVGYEMALLVDRAGAVLTPDLRAELQGSLLH
- a CDS encoding DUF742 domain-containing protein yields the protein MTPPTASHDPYAEPYGDEGDQPLVRPYAMTGGRTRPRYQLAIEALISTTADPAALMGLLPEHQRICHLCREVKSVAEVSALLAMPLGVARILVADLAEAGLVAVHQPGGDENNGGAPDVTLLERVLSGLRKL
- a CDS encoding GTP-binding protein, whose amino-acid sequence is MDFASSDAGRATTSAKIVVAGGFGVGKTTFVGAVSEINPLRTEAVMTSASAGIDDLTHTGDKTTTTVAMDFGRITLDQDLILYLFGTPGQDRFWFMWDDLVRGAIGAVVLVDTRRLADCFPAVDYFENSGLPFVIALNGFDGQQPYTPDEVREALQIGPDAPIITTDARHRADAKSALITLVEHALMARLR